In Zunongwangia sp. HGR-M22, the sequence ATATCTTCTATACTAAGATCGCCTCCAGCGTATTCTATTGTAGATCTTCTGCTGTCGCCATATTTCTCTTTAACTTCAACAAGTTCGTCTTTAATCACCTGCATTCTGCGCTCTTTACGTGCCAAAATGTCTTTCAGGTCTTTTATGGTTTCTACAATCTCATCATATTCTGCTCTTAATTTATCCTGTTCTAGTCCTGTAAGCTGTCTCAATCGCATATCCACGATAGCCCTGGCCTGAACTTCTGATAATTCAAAACGTTCTATTAATTTATTACGAGCTTCTTCCGCATTACTAGAACCACGGATAATGGCAATCACTTCATCAATATTATCTGATGCAATGATTAATCCTTCTAATATGTGAGCACGATCTTCAGCTTTTTTAAGTTCGTATTCGGTTCTACGAACAACAACCTCATGCCTATGCTCTATAAAATGAGCAATTATGTCTTTGAGATTTAACATTTCTGGTCTTCCATTAACCAGTGCAATATTGTTTACACTAAAGGAAGATTGTAGTGCTGTATGCTTAAATAGTGTATTTAAAACAATGTTAGGAATTGCATCACGCTTTAATTGATATACGATTCGCATACCATGGCGGTCAGATTCATCTCTAATAAGACTAATTCCTTCAATCTTTTTCTCATTAACCAGATCGGCAGTTTTCTTAATCATGTCTGCCTTGTTCACTTGGTAAGGGATCTCTGTCACTACAATACACTCACGACCTCTAACCTCTTCCAAGCTACTTTTAGCGCGCATAACTATACGTCCACGCCCTGTTTTGAAGGCTTCACGAACTCCATCGTAACCATAAATAATTCCTCCCGTAGGGAAATCTGGCGCTTTAATATGTTGCATTAAAGCATCAATCTCGATATCGTGATCTTCTATATAAGCAATTGTTCCGTCAATAACCTCAGATATATTATGCGGCGCCATATTTGTGGCCATACCTACAGCAATACCACTAGCTCCATTAACCAGCAAATTCGGAATTCTGGTAGGAAGAACTATTGGTTCATTTAAGGAATCATCAAAATTTAATTGGGTATCAACGGTTTCTTTGTCAATATCAGCAAGCATATCCTCACTGATTTTTCTCATTCTAGCCTCGGTATAACGCATTGCAGCTGGACTATCCCCATCGACAGATCCAAAGTTACCCTGGCCGTCAACAAGCATGTATCTCATACTCCATTCCTGCGCCATTCTAACCATAGTGTCGTAAACCGAAGAATCGCCATGTGGGTGATACTTACCTAGAACCTCACCT encodes:
- the gyrA gene encoding DNA gyrase subunit A; this encodes MAEGEKLIPINIEEEMKSAYIDYSMSVIVSRALPDVRDGLKPVHRRVLFGMYELGVLSNRAYKKSARIVGEVLGKYHPHGDSSVYDTMVRMAQEWSMRYMLVDGQGNFGSVDGDSPAAMRYTEARMRKISEDMLADIDKETVDTQLNFDDSLNEPIVLPTRIPNLLVNGASGIAVGMATNMAPHNISEVIDGTIAYIEDHDIEIDALMQHIKAPDFPTGGIIYGYDGVREAFKTGRGRIVMRAKSSLEEVRGRECIVVTEIPYQVNKADMIKKTADLVNEKKIEGISLIRDESDRHGMRIVYQLKRDAIPNIVLNTLFKHTALQSSFSVNNIALVNGRPEMLNLKDIIAHFIEHRHEVVVRRTEYELKKAEDRAHILEGLIIASDNIDEVIAIIRGSSNAEEARNKLIERFELSEVQARAIVDMRLRQLTGLEQDKLRAEYDEIVETIKDLKDILARKERRMQVIKDELVEVKEKYGDSRRSTIEYAGGDLSIEDMIPDESVIITISHAGYIKRTSLNEYKRQNRGGVGQKGSTTRNEDFLEYLFSGTNHQYMLFFTQKGKCFWMRVYEIPEGSKASKGRAIQNLINIEPDDRVKAFICTEDLKNEEYVNNHFVIMATKKGQVKKTSLEQYSRPRTNGINAITIKDGDELLEAKLTTGDSQVMLAVKSGKAIRFEEGKTRPMGRNASGVRGITLADDNDEVVGMVSVDDMDSNILVVSEKGYGKRSSLEDYRITNRGGKGVKTISVTEKTGGLVAIKNVTDEDDLMIINKSGIAIRMEVSNLRVMGRATQGVRLINLKGKDSIAAVAKVMHEDEELDLAEDAEELENPTEPTDGTDIAQDDSEE